Proteins encoded within one genomic window of Oncorhynchus tshawytscha isolate Ot180627B linkage group LG02, Otsh_v2.0, whole genome shotgun sequence:
- the LOC112245569 gene encoding myeloid-associated differentiation marker homolog, producing the protein MPVIVLEASDLTSPLSLVRMWALLSGCLTFSLVASLVPSELTSDTHQPSFRILCMFTWCLFFILTLLIHVVNIIQFHSLVPISWKNLTVTVAALATLMTLSATVTFPWAVMCHEGAWPRPIAASLASCLTFLAYAIEAYLIRNQTKDQKGYMASVPGLLKVLQLWGGCEMIVLVVEQVRGALVKVGLAAVGWQLWVSGAGYALCLLMSLGTVMVVLGDCAGRCPLPFDRLLAGFSLTGVLLYVVATLLCFTRVLELRKRDQDLTDRKTGPTLVVMEAVMASITLLAYTVDLAFSIKLLRDRSHA; encoded by the coding sequence ATGCCTGTAATTGTACTGGAGGCCAGTGATCTGACCAGCCCTCTGTCTCTGGTGCGCATGTGGGCTCTCCTGTCCGGTTGCCTTACCTTCAGCCTGGTAGCCTCCCTGGTTCCCTCAGAGCTGACCTCTGACACCCACCAGCCCTCCTTCAGGATCCTCTGCATGTTCACCTGGTGCCTCTTCTTCATCCTCACCCTCCTAATCCACGTGGTCAACATCATCCAGTTCCACAGCCTGGTCCCCATCTCCTGGAAGAACCTGACCGTGACTGTGGCGGCTCTCGCCACCCTCATGACCCTCAGCGCCACAGTCACCTTCCCCTGGGCAGTCATGTGTCATGAAGGTGCCTGGCCCCGTCCTATTGCCGCCTCCTTGGCGTCGTGTCTCACCTTCCTGGCCTATGCAATCGAGGCCTATCTCATCCGCAACCAGACCAAGGACCAGAAGGGCTACATGGCCAGCGTGCCCGGCCTGCTCAAGGTGCTCCAGCTCTGGGGAGGATGTGAGATGATCGTCCTGGTGGTGGAGCAGGTCCGTGGAGCTTTGGTAAAAGTAGGGTTGgcagctgtgggttggcagctaTGGGTGTCTGGGGCGGGGTATGCCCTCTGTCTCCTAATGTCCCTGGGTACAGTGATGGTGGTTCTAGGGGACTGTGCTGGGCGATGCCCCCTGCCCTTTGACCGCCTGCTGGCTGGCTTCAGTCTGACAGGGGTGCTTCTCTATGTGGTCGCCACCTTACTGTGTTTTACCAGAGTCCTGGAGCTACGGAAACGCGACCAAGACCTCACAGACAGGAAAACTGGGCCCACCCTTGTTGTCATGGAAGCGGTGATGGCCAGCATTACTCTGCTAGCTTACACAGTGGACCTGGCCTTCTCTATCAAACTGCTGCGGGATAGGAGTCATGCCTGA